In Bernardetia litoralis DSM 6794, the genomic window TATTATGCGCTCTAGCGATGATTTTTTGATTATGTACAACAATAGCTCCCACAGGAATCTCTCCAGCATCAAAACTTTTTTGAGCTTCCTTTAAGGCTTCTTGCATAAAAAAATCATGAGAAAAAGATGTTAAAAAATTACTCATTATTGTTTTAAATTACGTAAGTGGTTTTTTTAGATAAAATGATTTTATTTTAACAAAAGTACTATCTTACCAAGTAAACTGTGTATTAAAATTAATCGTTGATTTTTGTTCATTCATCGAAAATAATGATTTGTTTACCGATGCAAACTTGGTGTTTATGTGTTTTGGCATTATTAATGATAAGCATTTTTTTAGTTATTCTAAAAAAAATCCTGTGTAACTTTCATTTCTAGTAAAACGTTGTTATATTTGTCTATATCAATGAATTATTACAAGCTCAGTACACTTCGTACTTCTTTTAAAAGCAATACCCACTATTAAGCCACGTTAAGAAGATGCAAACTAAAACTAATTTAAGCAAAGAAAAAAAGTCTAAGATTAATTCTGGGACTAAATCTACTAATACTTCTACAAACAAAAAGAGAAAAAAAGATTCTCTTCCTTTAGAAGAGTTATTACAAGCTAATGATAGTCAGCTTATTACACTTTACAAATCAGGTGACAATAATGCTTTTGCAGTTTTGTTAAACCGTCATAAAAATAGAATCTTTACTATTCTCATTACAATTGTAAAGGATACTTATATAGCTGAGGATTTGATGCAAGAAGCCTTCATAAAGGTAGTAGATACAATTCGTTTGGGCAAATATAATGAGGAAGGAAAATTTTTACCTTGGCTCTCCCGTATTGCTCACAACTTAGCCATAGATTATTTTAGAAAGCAAAAACGTTATCCGACCATTACCGTAGAAGACGGCAGTACGGTTTTTAATACAATAGAATTTACTCAAAAATCTTCTGAAGAGGCTCATATTGAGCAAGAGATTTGTGAAAATTTAAAAAGACATGTTCGTCAGTTGCCTGATGCTCAAAGAGAAGTATTGATTATGCGTCAGTATTTTAATATGAGTTTTCAAGAAATTGCAGATGCAACACATGTAAGTATAAATACTGCACTAGGAAGAATGCGTTATGCTCTTATCAATCTTAGAAAACTTATGGACGCAAGCGAAGGAATTAACAATGAAGTTAATAAGTCTGCTAACTAAATATATAAGTGATTGAAAGGATTGAATACGAGCTTAAATCAGAACAACTCAAAAAACACAGGTTATTCTATCTATATAAGTGAAAAAGCGTATGAAAAATTCAATCCTATCAAAAATTAGCTCTACATCAAAAAAACAAGAAACTGATTTTCAGTATCTTCAAAATATGGTAGTGCGTTATGTATATCAAGAAACGTCTTTAATAGAAAACTCAAAAGTAGAGTTATTGCTTCAATCGAATGAAGATCTAAATCAGTTTTTTTATGAAATAGTAAATCTTAAAAAACAAATGGATGATTGCCAAACGAGGCGAAAACCATCAAGCCAAATAATAGATAAAATATTGAAGTATTCCAAAAAATAAAATTTCAATTTTTATATTCAAAATATAAATTAAAACCTTTGCTTAGTGGGTAGGCAAAGGTTTTTTTTATGGAAAAGGGCTTATTTTTACATCTAGTTATTTTTATTACAAGTTGTTTAAAAAATAATAACTTTTGTTGGTGTTTTAGCGTAAGGACACCAACAAATACATAATTCTTAAAACACTTCACACTATATATCACAAAAATAAGAATAAACTTTGTTTTGATTTGTACATTGTTATTTTGCTGAGTTGTTTTTGTTAAACCAAAAAAAAAAGTATTAAATTAGCATACCATTTTATCAACATTGAAGCTGTTTAAGAATAGGTAGTTATTTTTTCAAAAAAGAGGTAAAATAGTTATCATTGTAAATCTTCACATTTTGAATTTCTAACTCTTTACCTCTATGTACGTAAATTTATCAAAAAAAACTATCACAGAAAATATTTTACCCTATTTAACTCAATTTAAAAAAGGTCGTAAACCTAAAGTAGCTCTTTGGCGCATTGTTAAAGCTATTATTTATCGTCTTAAAACAGGTACTCAATGGAGAGAATTACCTATCAAACAATTTTTTGGCAGAACTTCAATTAACTGGAATACAGTATATTATCACTATAATAAATGGTCAAAGTTGGAAAATTGGAAGAATTTATGGACACATTATTTATCTAAGAATCGTTCTGATATAGACCTTTCTATTTGTCATTTGGATGGTAGTCATTCACCAGCAAAACAAGGAGGAGAAGGAGTAGCTTATTCAAGCAGAAAAAGATGTAAAACAACAAATTCACTATTTCTGACTGATAAAAATGGAATTCCAGTAGCGATGTCTGTGCCTCAAGGTGGAAATCATCACGATGCTTTTGAACTTGAAAAAAATATGCAAACTATGTTAGTAGATTTGAACAAGGCAAATATTAGACATGAAGGAATTTTTCTTAATGCAGATGCTGCTTTTGATACAAATTCATTTCGTTCTTTTTGCTCGCATATGGATATTGTGGATAACATAGATTTTAATAAAAGAAATCGAAAAGATATTGATAATCAACCATTTAAAGATGAAAAAATGTATGATTTACGTTTTGCAATAGAAAGAACTAATGCTTGGTTAGATGCTTTTAAGGCAATATTGACACGATATGAAACTAAAATCCATACTTGGCAAAGCCTACATTATTTAGCTTTTACTTTGATATTTATCAGAGATAGACAGAAAATAAAACTCAATTCTTAAACAACTTCATTAATACAACCATTATGAATCAAACTTATTTACATGACCAATTATTTTTTTTATATAAAAAATATTCAATACTATTACTATTTATTTTGTTGATAGGATTAGCCATAACTTCTAGTGTACAAGCTCAAACATTGCCTCAACAAATTACCTATCAAGGAAAATTAGTTCAAGATGGAATTCCTTTTTCAGGTTCTACAACTATGATTTTTGAATTGATTAATCCTACTACAAATGCGATTGAATGGACAGAAACTCAAACCATAAATGTACAAGAAGGACTTTATTCTGTTATTTTGGGTTCTCAAACGCCATTTACGCCTAATTTTTTCTCTCAAAATCCATCTTTAGGTTTGCAAGTTAGTGTTAATGGAAATGCACTTACATCTATTACTGTTTTGCATGCTGTTCCCTATGCACATGCAGCAGGTTCAGTGATTGATAATTCTATCTCTTCTGTAAAAATTATAGATGGAACAATTCAAACAATAGATATAGCAAGTGGAGGACAAAATAAAATGTTAGTTACTGATGCAAATGGACGAGTAGTTTGGGTGGACAGAACGGCTGGTTCGCTTCTCACAGGAACAGCAGGAGGAGATTTGACAGGAACATATCCAAATCCGACTATTGCCAATAATGCAATTACACCAATTAAAATAGAACCTTCCTCTTTTCCAAATCAAGTTTTATCTACCGATGCAAGTGGTATCGTAACTTGGCAAAATGCTAATTCATCAATTAATATGACAAATAGTAATGTTGTTCCTCGTTGGAATGGAACTGAATTAATTGATGGCTCTATTACAGATGATGGAAGTGATGTAAATATATCAAATTTATCTGTATCAACAAATTTGGAATTAGGAGGGTTTGAGGTAAATACAATTACTACAAGTGGTCTGGGAGTAATAACTCCTTTTTCAGATAATGCTTTAGTGAGTGAACTGGCAATGACAAACTATGTAACAGCTCAGCTTAGTGGAGCTGGAAATGGAATTGATATAAGTTCTAATCAAATAAATTTAGGAAGTTTTACAGGTAATGTAGGTATTTCTGCTAATAATAATAACTACTCTCTAACAAATATAGAAAATTATGGGCTTTCATTAAATTCTTCTGGAGCTTATACTTTATTAGCAGGAGTAAATAGTACTTTTTCTTTATCAGATGCAGGTATTGGATTTGCAAATAATAATGGTATTTCATTTACTACACCAAGTGTGTTTTTTTCAGATGATATAACATTAACAAATCAATTATTATTACAAAATGCTACTCCTATTTATTATAATGGAGGTACTAATTTTACTCAATTAGGTTTTATAATGCCTACTGCAAATAATACTATTAATTTTCCTGATGCTTCAGGAACTGTTGCTTTGCTTTCTGATATTTCATCTTCTCTTTCTTTTGAGAATGGTATTCAAGTTTTATCTTCGACGAATGTTGGATTAGGTGGAACACTAACAGAAGATACAAGTATTGATGGAGATGGAAATGAATTTGAATTAAGTAATATTAGTTTAATTGCTTTCGAAGCAAATTTTGATATAAATATTGATGCTGCTAATGATATTGACATTGAAGCTGGTAATGATATGGGTATAGATGCTGCTAATGATATTGACATTGAAGCTGGTAATGATGTGAATATTAAAGCTAATAATAGTATGAATATTACTGGTGATGGAGGTCTCAAAATGCAACCTTTAGGAGGAAATGTAGAAGTAGGAAATGCTGGTTCTCTTGATTCTGAGTTATTACTCAATGGTTTTCTTACTTTGCCTGACTTGTTTTCTTTTTCAGCTTCTCCCAATAATCTTTATAGAAGTGGTACAGATTTGTTTTGGGGTGGTATAAACCTTTCTGCTGGTAGTTCTTCTCCTTGGATTTCTAATGCTGGGTACATCAACTATGGAGGAGCAGGAGCAGGAACAGTAGGTATAGGAGATTTTTCTACTGCACCTCAAGCAGATTTACACATTAAAAGAGTAGGAACTGGTACTCCTGCTAATATAAAACTCACTACGTTAGATAATACAGCAGCTCCTAATTTTAAAGGAAGCTCTATTATGTTACAGAGTGCTAGAGAGGTAAGTGGTTCTTTAGACATTTTACAAAACGACGATATGATTGGAGAGCTTGTATTTAATGGGTATAGTGAGGGTATTTCACTACCTTTTTTTAAAAATACTGGTAAAATAGATATGGTTACAACCTCCAACACTTCCTCTGGATTAGAAGCTGATATGCGTTTCATAGTTGATGGAACTGAACATATGAGAATACAAAATGATGGAACTGTGAATATTGGAACTCCAACTATTCCTTTAGCAAAAATAAATGTACAGGATAATTCAGCAAGTGTTGTAGCTTATTTTAATAGAGGAGGAACAGGAGGAACTACCGATCCAGTAGTACTTATCAATGAGAATAACAATGATGCTACAGCCAATACGTTACGAATAAATGGAGGAAATAGTAGCAGTGCAGCTTTAGGGGTAAATGGAAAAATAAGAGCAGGAGCAATAAATTCTATTCCTGCAAGTTCAGCTACATTTGATTTACAATCTACTCTAGCATCATCAACTCCTTTCTCACCATTTTTTATACTTAGAGATGATGGAGGTCGTCCTGTTTTTGAAACTTTTACAAACGGAGATGTACGTATGGCTGGAGGAGCTAATCCAAATCAAGCTGTAGTAACTATTGGTGATTTCAATATTCCAAATCAAGTAGTAACTTCAACTGAATATGATAGAATTGTAACTTCTAATGTTCTTAGTGGAGGAGCAAGTCCTGATGTAAGCGATTTAAGAACTTTCAGACTTCTAGTAGATGGGGCAGCCGCTTTTAATGGTGATATTGTGGCAGGAACATTCAGTTTAACTTCAGATAAAAGATTTAAGAAAAATATTACTCCTTTGCATGAAAATACCACAATGATTCAAAAATTAAGAGGTGTAAATTATTTTTGGCGTACAGAAGAATTTGAAGGCAAAAATTTCTCTGATAAGAAACAATTTGGTTTAATAGCGCAAGAAGTATATGAAGTTTTTCCTGAACTTATCAATACAAGTCCTGATGGATATTTATCTGTAAACTACATAGGTCTTGTTCCTGTCTTGATAGAAGCAACTAAAGAACAACAAATTATCATAGACAATCAAAAAGAGGAAATAAATACACAAAAAACAGAACTTAAAAATCTCAAAAAACAGATTTCAGATTTGAAAGAAATTGTGGCTAGTCTGCAAGAAAATGAAAATATCAGCTCTGCTTTAGCTCAAAAAGTAGAAGCATTAGAGAAGCAACTTATTGCTTTGGTAGAATCTTTATCAAACAAAACAGAAACTACACAAACAGCTTCTCTGAAAGAAGAATAGTAGCTTATGTAACTCATTCTTTAGAATGAGAAAGCAAAAAACAAGTCAAATATATTGGCTTGTTTTTTTTTGTTCAAAATAAAAAAATCAATAAACCATCATTCCCAAAATCCCAACAAGCATCATAATTTTGCAAAACAAACTCAATTTTTTATAAGGTTTGTTAGAAGAATGAAATTGTTTGTTATTCAATAAAAAAAGAAATATTCCTACCAAAATAATCATTACCATTTTATGAACTGAATTTAAAATAGTATTTGTAGAAATAAATACAGAAATCAGAATTGATAAAATAAGAAGAATTGATAAAAAATTGAGAAATAAAATGCTATTTCTTTTACCTAAATGAATCACAGAAGTAAAACTATTCTGAGAACTATCTCCTTCCAAATCCTCAAAATCTTTAATAAATTCTCTCAACATAGAAAGCAAAAAAGCCCAAATTGCAAAACAGTAAAGAATAGAAGAATCAAAAGAAGCAAGAAAACCAACCAAAATAATTGAAAAACTAGTCAGAAAAGAAACCAGAATAGGTTTCAAAATACCTATTTTTTTACTGTATTTAGCATAAAAAATAAGTAAGGCAATACTAAGAAAAACATAAATGCCAATTTGTAGAGAAATTAAGAAACTTAAAAATAAAGCAATTCCAAAAAATAGAATACTCAAAAAGCATAAGAAAGAAAGATTTTTTTCTGTAAAAAGACCACGCTTAGGAGAATTAATTAAATCTATTTTTCTATCAAAAATATTATTCAAAATATAACCTGCTGCGGCACTCAAAACGGTAGCCAAAACAAAAAAATAAAAATCAGTACAATTATTTTTTATAATTATTTTAAATAATTTTGAAATACAAAGTGGGTTGTCTAATAAAAAAACACTTGTTAGTGTTTGGGTAAGAATAATAATAAATAAATTGAGAGGACGTAAAGATGAAACTAAACTAATACTAAAATGAACTAACAAGCTAAAAAGTGATTTCATAAGTTATGAATATTTGAAACTTGTGAGGGAAGCAAAACTTCCCCCTCAAGGCTTTCAACCAGCTATGAAAAAGCTTAGAAATTTTCTTATACCAAGTACAAGTATATTTCTATTACCAAATGTATGATTTGATACTGATAATTGCAAGCAATTTCTTAAAAATTGGTTAAAAAAATGAAATTATTTTCTATTTTACTATTTATGAGCTTTTATTCTTTCAAAAAACGCTTTTTTTATAACTTTATTAGTAATCAGTAATAAAACTTTTTTGAGTAAGTTCTTGTCGGTTTTATGCCATATTTTAAATATTTTAGAAATAGATAGAATTAAATAGCTACATTTTTTTCTTTTGTATCTGTTAAATTTATTGCTTCAACACTTTTTATTTCTGGTACATGACTCAAAATTGCTTGTTCAATACCTGTTTTTAGTGTAATAGGAGAAATAGAACAAGAGCCACATGCGCCAATCATTTCTACTTTTACTATTCCATCTTCTGTAATTTCTATCACTTTTACATCGCCTCCGTCTGCTTTTAGATAAGGACGAACTGTTTCTAGGGCTGCTTCTACTTTTTCTTCTAAACTCATAATTATTTTATTTTATGGAATGTTTTATAATAATTGGGGGAATAACTTGTACTCAAATATAATCAATTTTCTTAATATAATTCTTTAGAGTGCATTAGTTTTACACTCTAAAGAATTTATTATTTATTACTAACGTAAAGAAACTGCTTCAGTTGGGTTTTGCTCTGCATTTCTTAGAGCGACACTTTGTGCTAGTTTTTGGGCAATTTCTTTGAATGTTTCTGTAACTGCATGATGCTGATTTTTTAGAGTTTCGATATTTTCAGCATTTCCACTATATTCGCTTTGTGCAGTAATTGGAGTTCCACTATCGCCAGCTTCACGAATAGCTTGCACCAAAGGAACTTCACCTAAAAATGGAACATCATTGCGTTTTGCTAATATTTTGCCTCCATTTTGTCCAAATAAATAATACTTATTTTCAGGAAGTTCGGCAGGTGTAAAATATGCCATATTTTCTATAACTCCCAAAATAGGAACATTAATTTTGGGTTGAGTAAACATAGAAACTCCTTTTTGCACATCTTCTAAAGCTACTTTTTGGGGAGTTGTTACGATTACTGCACCTGTTACTGGAACGGTCTGAACCAAAGTAAGATGAATATCACTTGTTCCAGGAGGAAGGTCAATAAACAAATAATCTAATTCGCCCCAATCTGTATCTACCAAAAACTGACGAAATGCAGAGCTTGCCATAGGCCCACGCCAAACAATCGCATCATCAGGAGGTGCAAGAAAACCAATAGAAAGGATTTTTACATCATATTTTTCAAAAGGAAGAATAATATAACGGTCGCCTTCTTGACGAACCCCTGGGCGTGCCGATTCACAATCAAACATTGTCGGAATAGAAGGGCCAAAAATATCGGCATCTATCAAACCCACTTTTGCACCTGTTTGAGCAAGTGCAACAGCTAGGTTTGAAGCTACTGTAGATTTACCTACACCACCTTTTCCAGAGGCAACAGCGATAATATTTTTTACTTCAGGAAGTATTTTTCCTGTTCGTACAGTTGTTACATTTGAAGTCATTGTAATCTGACAACGAACTGACTCATTATATTTTTCGTGAATTGCTTTTTCACAATTATTGCGAATAAGCTCTTTTAAAGGACAAGCTGGAGTAGTCAAAACAACTGTAAAATGTACTGTTGTTTTGCTTACTTCTTGCTCAATTGATATGTTTTTTATCATTCCTAAGGTAACCAAATCTTTTTTCAAATCTGGGTCTTCTACCGTAGAAAGAGCTTCCAAAATACCTTCTTTTGTAATTTGTATAGACATTATATATTTTTTGTAAATCTTTTTTTAGCTGTTAAATAATCAATTACAAAAGTACAAAATAGGAGGGTAAATTCCTTATTTGAATATATAGAAATGGTTTCTTAGAAAAAATGTGTTTTTTTTCTACAACTAATTATAATTTCAATTTTGCTTTACAATTTCAATTTCATCTTCAGTCAATCCATATAATTCAAAAACCAACTTATCTATCTCATTATCAGTAGCTTGTATTTGATTATAAAGAGCCAAAACTTCTTTTTTATTTGCTTCAAAATAATCTTGCCATTCTTCTTGTTTGAAAAGGGAAAGCGTTATTTTTTTCTTTTCTAATTCTTTCAAAAATCCCTTAAAATCAAGTTCATAGAAATTCTCTAATTTCTTAGGTAATTTTTTTAAATCAAAATTATTTGATAAACTACTCAAAAAACGACCTTTTTTAGTGGAAAAATTTGCATTTAGAGAAAGCATTTTATCAACCAAAGTAATTATTTTTTGTGTTTGTATTTCAGTTGGTTTTGGTATAGGAAGACTAGATAAATTACCTAGACTTATTTTAGCAAAAACTTTTCCCTTTACATCATGTTTGATTCTGTATATTTTAGTTGCTAGACTTGAGTTTAAAATGGCTAATACATATTTTAATGGAAATAATTCGTTCTTTGCATAAATTCCATGTACTAGAGTATCAAAGTAAAACTCTGAATTATCTAGGGAAGCAATCAAAGAATCTCCTGTTTTTCTTACTACTATTTTTTTACTTTCAAATAACTCAGCAGAACGTAAAGCATAATCAATTCGATTTTGCTTATTCATTCCAGATTTACTTTTTGTATCCTCTAAAGATATTGTTTCATCTATATTTTCATCATAATTAACAAAACTACCTGACCAATCTATTGAATATTTTGAAATATCTTTTCCCCAAATAATTTTTTTATAAGCATCAGATAATTTTTCATTTGAAATTAAGATGTGTTTTATATTTCCAGTATTTAACCCATTTTTCAACTCATAATAATCTTTTATTTTGGACATTTTAGCTAATTTTTTTATCAACTCATAAGCTCCAGAAGAATGAACTGATATTTCGTACTTTGAACGGTTAAGGAAAAAACTAGCTTCTACTTCATTTTTAAAAACATTAGTTTGAGTAACAAAGTCAAGAATATTATTACTAGCAACTAATTTTATTTTATTTTTTGGATTTATATCTTTTTTAATGGTAAAACTTAATAGTAAACTTCCTCCAACTTCGGCATCTTCAAAAACTTTTTCTGTAATGGTAGAAATTTCATTTACTTGTGTATTTTTCAATAACTCATATCTAATTTTATCATAAAAAGAATTAAATAATAAAGATTTAGGCAGTATAAAAAATACAATTCCTCGTTCTAATATTTGAATCATTCTTTCTACAAATAATATGTATAGATTAATTTTATAACTAGTTAGTGGAAAATTTTCATTGTAATGTTTTTTTAATTTTTTATCTACAAAAATTCCATATGGAGGATTCCCAATAACCACATCAAAGCCTTTGTTTTTACCTTTAAAAATGGTAGGAAATTCTTTTTGCCAATTGAATGCTTTTTCTCCTGCAATTTCTTTGTCATCAATAAGTGAGTTTCCACATTTTATATTGTCGTTGAGTGTGGTAAGTTTTCTTCCTCGTTGTGCTGTTCTTAACCAAAGTGATAGTTTTGCAATTTCTACGGATTCTTCATTAATATCTACTCCAAATATATTTTTTGCTAATATTTTATTTTCTAATTCTATATCAATTTGAGCCGTTCCGATTAGTTTCAATTCTAATTCATAAAGATAATGATGTTCTGTTATTAGAAATTCTAATGCTTGATTTAGAAATGCACCACTTCCACAAGCTGGGTCGCAGATAGTGATTTCTAAAAGCCAATTTCTATAATTTTCTATTTTATCTTTTATTGCTTGGCTTATTTTTTTGTTGCTGATTGGCTTTCCATTTTCTATTTCATAGTTTTTTTCTAATGATTCTTCTGAAAGACCTAATTCTTGTTTTTGGCTTTGACATAATTTTCCAACTGCATTATCTACAATATATTTTGTGATGTATTTTGGTGTATAAAAAACGCCATCTTTTTTTCTTCTTGTGGTTTGTTTTTCAAGTTCTTTTCCTTCTATTTCGGCGTGTATTTCCTCAAACTCATTCATAGAATGTTCGAAAATATGCCCCAAAATATTTACACTTACCTCACTATCAAAGTCATAGGTGCTTATTTTTTGTGTATGACGAGCCAAAAGGGCATCATCAATTTTCAGAGTATCTAATAGTTTATCTGTCTGAAAAAGACCACCATTATAAGGGAAAATATCATGTTTTATATTTTTCTTGCCCTTATAAAGATAATTAAAATAGAGTTTATATTTTTCATACAAAGGCATTTTTATATCATGTATTTCTGCCAAATCTCGCCATTCCTCAATAATGGTTTCATTGAGATTTGGAGGAAGTAATAATTTGTCTTCAGCAAAGAAAATAAATAAAAAACGGTCTAGTAGTTTTTGAGTTTTTTTGAAAAGAGTTAGTTTATCGTACTTTGGATTTAGTGTTTGAATATTCTGAAAAACATCATTTCTAAATTCAGAATAATCTTTATAAAGTGTTTTTGTGATATTTTCTTCTTTATTTAACGATTCTTCTTTTGCTTGTTTTGGTTTGTCATCACGCAACAGAGTTTCGAAAGAAAGACAAAAATAAAGAATTTCAAAATGCTCTCTAGTAAGCGTAAAGAGATTAAATTCTTCAAAATCAACAGCATTATCAATATAAAAACGCAACTTTTCAAAGTTTGAAATAATTACATAGCTACAATTAGGCTGATTATTTTTGTATCCAAATGCCTGAGTTTCTACTTTTGAAAGGTCTGTTGTATCCATTCCTTTCAGCTCAATAACAGCAAAAGCATTTCCTCTACGAAGCAATGCGCCATCTGTTTTTTTAGCATTTTTGATGTTTTTAAGTTCAGTGGTAAGATTGAAAGAGATATTTGGATTTTTGACATATCCAAAAACCTCCACAAACAAATCGTTCAAAAATCCTTCTTGATATTGTTCTTCTTTCGAAGCTCTAATATTTTCTTGAATAATTGGATTATGAAAATGTGCTACAAATTTTTGCCACGCTATTTCTAGTTTGTCTTTAGGTAAAAATTTGAGATGATTTTTGAGAACTGAATATTGAAATAAACCCATTTTTTATGTAGATATTTAAACCCTAAGAGTCTTTGAAAGCTCTTAGGGTTTGATGTTTAGAGTAGATAAAATTAGTTTATTTTAATCAGTATTCAAAATAAAACTAAATCCTACTCAAAGCCATTTCAGAAATTGTTTTTCCAATAGAAAGCGAAGAAGTTGCTGCTGGCGAAGGCGCATTGACAACATTAATAACGCCTTGTTTTTCCAAAATCTTAAAATCATCTAAAAGCCCTCCATCTTTATCACAGGCTTGCGCTCTTACACCTGCATTGGCTGTAATCAAATCTTGTTTTTGTACTTCAGGAATTAGCTCTTGTAATGCTTTTGTAAAGGCATCTTTTGAATACGAACGATGAATTTCTCCAAATCCTGTCTTCCAATATTTGAGAGCAACCTTTTGGAACCCTCTGAAAGTCAAAGTTTCTAAAAGCTCTGGAATTGAAATATCTGTTTTTTTGTAACCTTCACGTTTGTAAGCCAGAACAGCATTTGGACCTGCTTCTACTTCTCCATTTATCATGCGTGTAAAATGTACACCCAGAAACGGAAAATTTGAATCTGGAACAGGATAAATTAAATTTTTGACTAGATGTTTTTTCTCTGGAACGAGTTTGTAATATTCGCCTCTAAACGGAATTATTTTGATAGGCGCATCTGGCATTGTCATTTTGGTAACTTTATCCGAATACAAGCCAGCACAGTTTACAACTAAACTTGTTTGATATTCTGAATTTGAAGTAATTACTTTTGCAAAAGTAGAGTTTCCATTTTTTTCGTCATTGAGCTTTATATCTTCTACCTTTTCAGAGAGATGGATATATCCCCCAAGTTTTTCTATTTTTTGTGCTAGTTTCTGGCAAACCGTTTTGTAATCAATAATTCCTGTTTGTGGAACAAAAATCCCTGCTACTCCTTTTACATGGGGTTCATAATCAGCAATTTCTTCTTTTTTTATATTTATCATTCCTGTCAGACCATTTTCTAATCCTCTATCATAAATGGTTTTTAATGCTGGCAGCTCTTCATTTTTTGTAGCAACGATAATTTTACCACATTTATCAAAAGCTATATTTTCTTTCTCACAAAAATCTAAAAGCATTCCATAGCCACGAATACAATTTGTAGCCTTCAAACTTTTGGGTTTGTAGTAAATTCCCGAATGAATAACACCACTATTATTTCCTGTTTGGTGTTTTGCAATAGCATTTTCTTTTTCTATCAAAAGAAGTTTCAAGGAAGGACGAGCCAAAAGAAGCTGATAA contains:
- the lhgO gene encoding L-2-hydroxyglutarate oxidase, with protein sequence MKYDIIIVGGGIVGLATAYQLLLARPSLKLLLIEKENAIAKHQTGNNSGVIHSGIYYKPKSLKATNCIRGYGMLLDFCEKENIAFDKCGKIIVATKNEELPALKTIYDRGLENGLTGMINIKKEEIADYEPHVKGVAGIFVPQTGIIDYKTVCQKLAQKIEKLGGYIHLSEKVEDIKLNDEKNGNSTFAKVITSNSEYQTSLVVNCAGLYSDKVTKMTMPDAPIKIIPFRGEYYKLVPEKKHLVKNLIYPVPDSNFPFLGVHFTRMINGEVEAGPNAVLAYKREGYKKTDISIPELLETLTFRGFQKVALKYWKTGFGEIHRSYSKDAFTKALQELIPEVQKQDLITANAGVRAQACDKDGGLLDDFKILEKQGVINVVNAPSPAATSSLSIGKTISEMALSRI
- a CDS encoding Mrp/NBP35 family ATP-binding protein, producing the protein MQITKEGILEALSTVEDPDLKKDLVTLGMIKNISIEQEVSKTTVHFTVVLTTPACPLKELIRNNCEKAIHEKYNESVRCQITMTSNVTTVRTGKILPEVKNIIAVASGKGGVGKSTVASNLAVALAQTGAKVGLIDADIFGPSIPTMFDCESARPGVRQEGDRYIILPFEKYDVKILSIGFLAPPDDAIVWRGPMASSAFRQFLVDTDWGELDYLFIDLPPGTSDIHLTLVQTVPVTGAVIVTTPQKVALEDVQKGVSMFTQPKINVPILGVIENMAYFTPAELPENKYYLFGQNGGKILAKRNDVPFLGEVPLVQAIREAGDSGTPITAQSEYSGNAENIETLKNQHHAVTETFKEIAQKLAQSVALRNAEQNPTEAVSLR
- a CDS encoding Eco57I restriction-modification methylase domain-containing protein — protein: MGLFQYSVLKNHLKFLPKDKLEIAWQKFVAHFHNPIIQENIRASKEEQYQEGFLNDLFVEVFGYVKNPNISFNLTTELKNIKNAKKTDGALLRRGNAFAVIELKGMDTTDLSKVETQAFGYKNNQPNCSYVIISNFEKLRFYIDNAVDFEEFNLFTLTREHFEILYFCLSFETLLRDDKPKQAKEESLNKEENITKTLYKDYSEFRNDVFQNIQTLNPKYDKLTLFKKTQKLLDRFLFIFFAEDKLLLPPNLNETIIEEWRDLAEIHDIKMPLYEKYKLYFNYLYKGKKNIKHDIFPYNGGLFQTDKLLDTLKIDDALLARHTQKISTYDFDSEVSVNILGHIFEHSMNEFEEIHAEIEGKELEKQTTRRKKDGVFYTPKYITKYIVDNAVGKLCQSQKQELGLSEESLEKNYEIENGKPISNKKISQAIKDKIENYRNWLLEITICDPACGSGAFLNQALEFLITEHHYLYELELKLIGTAQIDIELENKILAKNIFGVDINEESVEIAKLSLWLRTAQRGRKLTTLNDNIKCGNSLIDDKEIAGEKAFNWQKEFPTIFKGKNKGFDVVIGNPPYGIFVDKKLKKHYNENFPLTSYKINLYILFVERMIQILERGIVFFILPKSLLFNSFYDKIRYELLKNTQVNEISTITEKVFEDAEVGGSLLLSFTIKKDINPKNKIKLVASNNILDFVTQTNVFKNEVEASFFLNRSKYEISVHSSGAYELIKKLAKMSKIKDYYELKNGLNTGNIKHILISNEKLSDAYKKIIWGKDISKYSIDWSGSFVNYDENIDETISLEDTKSKSGMNKQNRIDYALRSAELFESKKIVVRKTGDSLIASLDNSEFYFDTLVHGIYAKNELFPLKYVLAILNSSLATKIYRIKHDVKGKVFAKISLGNLSSLPIPKPTEIQTQKIITLVDKMLSLNANFSTKKGRFLSSLSNNFDLKKLPKKLENFYELDFKGFLKELEKKKITLSLFKQEEWQDYFEANKKEVLALYNQIQATDNEIDKLVFELYGLTEDEIEIVKQN